In a genomic window of Curtobacterium flaccumfaciens pv. betae:
- a CDS encoding GntR family transcriptional regulator — MTRTVGGADSTATRLRTMIASGGFSPGAQLSEERLSDQLGVSRNTLREAFRLLARDRLVEHVFNRGVFVRRLSAADVTDLYAARRVLEEAAVRACTPDAPALAEAAAAVADARAAASAGDWGAVGTADIRFHSELVRAVPSERIHALMDGLLAEMRLAFLTTADPASFHADFVERNDAIVSALRGGDQDAASALLADYLDDAERTLRVAADAAD, encoded by the coding sequence ATGACCCGAACCGTCGGCGGCGCTGACTCCACGGCCACGCGGTTGCGCACCATGATCGCGTCGGGTGGGTTCTCCCCCGGGGCGCAGCTGTCCGAGGAGCGGTTGAGCGACCAGCTCGGGGTCTCACGGAACACCCTGCGCGAGGCCTTCCGGCTGCTCGCCCGCGACCGTCTGGTCGAGCACGTGTTCAACCGCGGGGTCTTCGTCCGCCGGCTCTCCGCCGCCGACGTCACCGATCTCTACGCGGCTCGGCGGGTGCTCGAGGAGGCAGCCGTCCGCGCCTGCACCCCCGACGCACCGGCACTCGCCGAGGCCGCCGCAGCGGTCGCCGACGCCCGGGCAGCAGCGTCCGCGGGCGACTGGGGTGCGGTCGGGACCGCCGACATCCGGTTCCACTCCGAGCTCGTGCGCGCGGTGCCGAGCGAGCGGATCCACGCCCTGATGGACGGCCTGCTCGCCGAGATGCGGCTCGCCTTCCTGACCACCGCGGACCCGGCCTCGTTCCACGCCGACTTCGTCGAACGCAACGACGCGATCGTGTCCGCGTTGCGCGGTGGCGACCAGGACGCCGCCTCGGCGCTGCTCGCCGACTACCTCGACGATGCGGAGCGGACGCTGCGGGTCGCCGCCGACGCAGCCGACTGA
- a CDS encoding DUF6421 family protein translates to MSQFVQKISQDAIVGEPEVVEDHLSVREIAAHPAWLRLKRAVVALQALQTRDGSVPEPSDHAAAAGHVAVIVPAIAELVPHFPHDAAFLQVLQHDFARWQEQGFGVPDFLDSLTAFQPQQHRVDGLGHLVVFPMVTQNGSTSRFVEAVLVEVLWPEFIVELEAGDHGNALFVALRFVDFTPGYDTNSAVLFPETVAMRTIPAFTWGAIFQDREAARYRRVVRAAADVTKLELPAEAAAMLDDQQLTERVFVMWDIIHDRSHMRGDLPFDPFMIKQRMPFFLYSLEELRCDLTAFRESVRLERELSAGPDAGLQDAQRAIRDHARLVQYAVVFDRIFRFAITGSRVRNYDGLGGQLLFAWMHQHGVLHWTDTQLTIDWPEVPDVIIALSDEINELYRRSIDRPKSAHWLAAYEILTRTLTPHPASKWARGLPDETLAGPPRGYTDAVLDDEFPLSMFYEALDKKMATVIASTAGITGTTDAELVGEAAA, encoded by the coding sequence ATGTCCCAGTTCGTCCAGAAGATCTCGCAGGACGCCATCGTCGGAGAGCCCGAGGTCGTCGAGGACCACCTGTCGGTGCGCGAGATCGCCGCCCACCCCGCCTGGCTCCGGCTCAAGCGTGCGGTCGTCGCCCTGCAGGCCCTGCAGACGCGGGACGGCTCCGTCCCCGAACCGTCCGACCACGCCGCTGCTGCCGGTCACGTCGCGGTGATCGTGCCGGCGATCGCCGAGCTGGTGCCGCACTTCCCGCACGACGCCGCGTTCCTGCAGGTGCTGCAGCACGACTTCGCTCGCTGGCAGGAGCAGGGCTTCGGCGTCCCCGACTTCCTCGACTCCCTCACCGCGTTCCAGCCGCAGCAGCACCGCGTCGACGGGCTCGGCCACCTGGTCGTGTTCCCGATGGTCACGCAGAACGGCAGCACCTCGCGGTTCGTCGAAGCGGTCCTGGTCGAGGTCCTCTGGCCGGAGTTCATCGTCGAGCTCGAGGCCGGCGACCACGGCAACGCGTTGTTCGTCGCGCTGCGGTTCGTCGACTTCACCCCGGGGTACGACACGAACTCGGCGGTGCTGTTCCCCGAGACCGTCGCGATGCGCACGATCCCCGCCTTCACGTGGGGCGCGATCTTCCAGGACCGCGAGGCCGCCCGCTACCGCCGGGTCGTCCGTGCCGCCGCCGACGTCACCAAGCTCGAGCTGCCGGCCGAGGCCGCAGCGATGCTCGACGACCAGCAGCTGACCGAGCGGGTCTTCGTGATGTGGGACATCATCCACGACCGTTCGCACATGCGCGGGGACCTGCCCTTCGACCCGTTCATGATCAAGCAGCGGATGCCGTTCTTCCTCTACTCGCTCGAGGAGCTCCGCTGCGACCTGACCGCGTTCCGCGAGTCGGTGCGTCTGGAACGCGAGCTGTCCGCCGGACCCGACGCGGGCCTCCAGGACGCGCAGCGCGCCATCCGTGACCACGCGCGCCTGGTGCAGTACGCGGTCGTCTTCGACCGCATCTTCCGCTTCGCGATCACCGGCAGCCGCGTCCGCAACTACGACGGACTCGGCGGCCAGCTGCTGTTCGCCTGGATGCACCAGCACGGCGTCCTGCACTGGACGGACACCCAGCTGACGATCGACTGGCCCGAGGTGCCGGACGTGATCATCGCCCTGAGTGACGAGATCAACGAGCTCTACCGGCGCTCGATCGACCGGCCGAAGTCGGCGCACTGGCTCGCCGCGTACGAGATACTGACCCGCACGCTCACGCCGCACCCGGCGTCGAAGTGGGCGCGTGGGCTGCCCGACGAGACGCTCGCCGGACCGCCGCGCGGCTACACCGACGCGGTGCTCGACGACGAGTTCCCGCTGTCGATGTTCTACGAGGCCCTCGACAAGAAGATGGCGACCGTCATCGCGTCCACCGCCGGCATCACCGGCACCACGGACGCCGAGCTCGTCGGCGAGGCCGCCGCGTGA
- a CDS encoding sensor histidine kinase: MTDDRSRRPRLRFATEVLVLQLAVVVAVVALTSAVFVRIEVTRLERAAEGTALAIAQSVAAQSDVRAAVARLSVDGTDLDPAVLADGPVQRAALAAQRRTGALFVVVTDDRGIRLAHPDTDRIGEMVSTSPDAALAGRETVSWARGTLGESARAKVPVSAPAAGGAETSRASRQSAVVGEVSVGFNRARVYDTLVEDSMPVIGAGLAAVLLAVIASVLIRRRLVRLTLGLQPEELVTLVQNQQAVLGGVGEGVIAIGPSGVVTVCNPEAVRLLGLTDPIGRPVASLDLPAPLGSMLVASTAAPASATIVAGHRVLLVDVRTVFRDGRDLGRVAVLRDRTDVEALTRRLDAVGAMSTALRAQRHEFANRLHAISGLLDIGETTRARAYLADVQERGPLRYPVQHADRLTEPYLQAFLGAKGVEAAERGVLLRIGAETLVQGTITEPGDVTTVLGNLVDNAVSAALGGDERTRDGGSPWVEVEVLDDGATLHLSVVDSGPGVPDDAADSLFVRAPAAAPASEDVSQVHGLGIGLPLSREIARRHGGEVWLASPGGDDHGAVFCARLEGVVS, from the coding sequence GTGACCGACGACCGTTCACGGCGCCCCAGGCTCCGCTTCGCCACCGAGGTGCTCGTGCTGCAGCTCGCCGTGGTGGTCGCCGTCGTCGCCCTGACCAGTGCCGTGTTCGTCCGGATCGAGGTCACCCGGCTCGAGCGCGCTGCCGAGGGGACCGCCCTCGCGATCGCACAGAGCGTCGCCGCGCAGTCCGACGTCCGGGCCGCGGTCGCCCGGCTCAGCGTCGACGGCACCGACCTCGACCCCGCGGTCCTCGCCGACGGACCCGTCCAGCGTGCGGCACTCGCAGCCCAGCGCCGGACCGGGGCGCTCTTCGTCGTGGTCACCGACGACCGGGGCATCCGCCTGGCCCACCCCGACACCGACCGGATCGGCGAGATGGTGAGCACCTCTCCCGACGCCGCACTCGCCGGCCGCGAGACCGTGTCCTGGGCGCGCGGCACCCTCGGTGAGTCGGCGCGGGCGAAGGTGCCCGTCTCCGCGCCCGCAGCCGGCGGGGCGGAGACGAGCCGGGCCTCCCGGCAGTCCGCCGTCGTCGGCGAGGTGAGCGTCGGCTTCAACCGGGCACGCGTCTACGACACCCTGGTCGAGGACAGCATGCCGGTGATCGGTGCCGGGCTGGCGGCGGTCCTGCTCGCGGTGATCGCCTCGGTGCTGATCCGGCGGCGACTGGTGCGGCTGACGCTCGGGCTGCAGCCGGAGGAGCTCGTGACGCTCGTGCAGAACCAGCAGGCCGTGCTGGGCGGCGTCGGTGAAGGCGTCATCGCGATCGGCCCGTCGGGGGTCGTCACCGTCTGCAACCCCGAAGCCGTGCGACTGCTCGGACTGACCGACCCGATCGGCCGTCCGGTGGCCTCCCTCGACCTGCCCGCGCCGCTCGGGTCGATGCTCGTCGCGTCCACCGCGGCTCCGGCGAGCGCCACGATCGTCGCCGGGCACCGGGTGCTGCTCGTCGACGTCCGCACGGTGTTCCGCGACGGACGCGACCTGGGCCGGGTCGCCGTCCTGCGCGACCGCACCGACGTCGAGGCCCTGACCCGACGGCTCGACGCCGTCGGGGCGATGAGCACGGCGCTCCGCGCGCAGCGCCACGAGTTCGCGAACCGGCTGCACGCGATCTCGGGGCTGCTCGACATCGGCGAGACAACGCGGGCACGCGCCTACCTGGCGGACGTGCAGGAGCGCGGGCCGCTGCGCTACCCGGTGCAGCACGCCGACCGGTTGACCGAGCCGTACCTGCAGGCGTTCCTCGGAGCGAAGGGCGTCGAGGCCGCCGAGCGCGGGGTGCTGCTGCGGATCGGGGCGGAGACGCTCGTTCAGGGGACGATCACCGAACCGGGCGACGTGACGACCGTGCTCGGCAACCTGGTCGACAACGCGGTCTCGGCGGCGCTCGGCGGCGACGAGCGAACGCGCGACGGCGGATCCCCGTGGGTGGAGGTCGAGGTGCTCGACGACGGCGCGACCCTGCACCTGTCGGTGGTGGACTCGGGGCCGGGGGTGCCGGACGATGCCGCGGACTCGCTGTTCGTCCGCGCGCCGGCGGCGGCTCCTGCGTCGGAGGACGTCTCGCAGGTGCACGGGCTCGGGATCGGGCTGCCGTTGTCGCGGGAGATCGCCCGGCGGCACGGTGGCGAGGTGTGGCTCGCCTCCCCCGGCGGTGACGACCACGGCGCGGTCTTCTGCGCCCGACTGGAAGGAGTGGTGTCGTGA
- a CDS encoding SDR family NAD(P)-dependent oxidoreductase — MTDRSVAGRLVLIAGATSASGAAVARALTAAGASVVAVGTRPDALEALRASVPGVTTRTCDLSDLGAVTALADDVHADAGRVDGLVHLVGGWRGGGSIVGQSDADWDFFDRAFRTLRNTTRVFHDDLVASPAGRLAFVSSTAVDSPTAGAANYAAAKAASDAWVRAVAQGFRKEGPETAAAAVFVVGELSGLEAQLGAEVVRLWDTPSADVNGARIPLTAPDPSNLG; from the coding sequence GTGACCGACCGCTCGGTGGCCGGTCGCCTGGTGCTGATCGCCGGTGCGACCAGTGCCAGCGGCGCGGCCGTCGCGCGCGCACTCACCGCCGCCGGTGCGTCCGTCGTCGCGGTCGGCACCAGACCCGACGCCCTGGAGGCCCTGCGCGCGTCCGTCCCGGGCGTCACGACCCGCACGTGCGACCTGTCGGACCTCGGTGCGGTCACCGCGTTGGCCGACGACGTCCACGCGGACGCCGGCCGCGTCGACGGACTGGTCCACCTGGTCGGCGGGTGGCGCGGCGGTGGCAGCATCGTCGGCCAGTCCGACGCGGACTGGGACTTCTTCGACCGCGCCTTCCGGACCCTGCGGAACACGACCCGGGTCTTCCACGACGACCTGGTGGCGTCCCCTGCCGGACGGCTCGCGTTCGTGTCGTCCACCGCGGTCGACTCCCCCACCGCCGGCGCCGCGAACTACGCGGCGGCGAAGGCCGCGTCCGACGCCTGGGTCCGGGCCGTCGCGCAGGGGTTCCGGAAGGAGGGGCCGGAGACCGCCGCTGCCGCCGTGTTCGTCGTCGGCGAGTTGTCCGGCCTCGAAGCGCAGCTCGGCGCCGAGGTCGTCCGGCTCTGGGACACCCCATCGGCCGACGTCAACGGTGCCCGCATCCCGCTCACGGCGCCTGATCCCTCGAACCTAGGATGA
- a CDS encoding response regulator, which produces MSSVFTVLVVDDDFHVADLHRRQVDEVPGFRALEPVGTLAAARSALSSGTVDLVLVDVYLPDGSGLDLLRSIDTDADAFVLSAASDSGTVRRAMRSGALAYLIKPFAAGVLAERLQAYARSRNVLDERSTLDQEAVERAFRILHAGDSGGASPSRAATAALVLEQLVAGEERSAAEVAAAIGVSRATAQRYLAQLTADGTVAMQLRYGAAGRPEHRYVRR; this is translated from the coding sequence GTGAGTTCCGTCTTCACCGTGCTGGTGGTCGACGACGACTTCCACGTCGCCGACCTGCACCGGCGGCAGGTCGACGAGGTACCGGGGTTCCGGGCACTCGAACCCGTCGGGACCCTCGCGGCCGCCCGCTCCGCGCTGTCGAGCGGGACCGTGGACCTGGTGCTCGTCGACGTGTACCTGCCCGACGGCAGCGGGCTCGACCTGCTGCGGTCGATCGACACAGATGCCGACGCCTTCGTTCTGAGTGCTGCGTCGGACTCGGGCACCGTTCGGCGGGCGATGCGCAGCGGGGCACTCGCCTACCTGATCAAGCCGTTCGCAGCCGGGGTGCTGGCCGAGCGGCTGCAGGCGTACGCACGGTCGCGGAACGTGCTCGACGAGCGGTCGACCCTCGATCAAGAGGCCGTCGAGCGGGCGTTCCGGATCCTGCACGCCGGCGACAGCGGTGGGGCGTCGCCGTCCCGGGCGGCCACGGCGGCGCTGGTGCTCGAGCAGCTCGTCGCCGGTGAGGAACGATCCGCCGCGGAGGTGGCTGCGGCGATCGGGGTGTCGCGGGCGACGGCGCAGCGGTACCTGGCGCAGCTCACGGCGGACGGGACCGTGGCGATGCAGTTGCGGTACGGGGCTGCGGGGCGGCCGGAGCACCGGTACGTGCGGCGGTAG
- a CDS encoding TetR family transcriptional regulator, which produces MARFTPPAADAMRARLLLAARDEFAAVGLAAGRVERIGAAASSNKAQVFHYFGSKEGLFDALVADTVTETFAEAPLDTADLAAWAGRVHDSYVRRPWAQRLATWHRLERADVPLESVATSYADAVAEVEHAQRAGVLPRAFRPAVLLGLVLHTAAFWSATAPEYEPLVQAVTPPRRRQVVVDAVAALLGGKS; this is translated from the coding sequence ATGGCCCGATTCACGCCCCCAGCCGCTGACGCGATGCGCGCCCGGCTCCTGCTCGCCGCGCGGGACGAGTTCGCCGCGGTCGGACTGGCCGCCGGCAGGGTCGAACGGATCGGTGCCGCAGCGTCGAGCAACAAGGCGCAGGTCTTCCACTACTTCGGCAGCAAGGAGGGGCTGTTCGACGCCCTCGTCGCCGACACCGTGACCGAGACGTTCGCCGAGGCCCCGCTCGACACCGCCGACCTCGCCGCATGGGCCGGCCGGGTGCACGACTCGTACGTCCGTCGCCCCTGGGCCCAGCGGCTCGCGACGTGGCACCGGCTCGAGCGCGCCGACGTCCCGCTCGAGTCCGTCGCGACGAGCTACGCCGACGCGGTGGCCGAGGTCGAGCACGCCCAGCGTGCCGGGGTCCTGCCGCGGGCGTTCCGTCCGGCGGTGCTGCTCGGGCTCGTGCTGCACACCGCGGCGTTCTGGAGCGCGACCGCTCCGGAGTACGAGCCGCTGGTGCAGGCCGTGACGCCGCCGCGGCGTCGCCAGGTCGTGGTGGACGCGGTCGCCGCCCTGCTCGGCGGGAAGTCCTGA
- a CDS encoding threonine aldolase family protein — protein sequence MTLRLHDLDLRGFASDNYAGVHPEILAAIAAANDGHQIAYGEDVYTARLNEVIREHFGSQAEAFPVFNGTGANVVGLQSMLPRWGAVVCTATAHIHTDEAGAPERVAGIKLLPVEAPDGKLTPELIDREAWGWGDEHRAQPLVVSITQTTELGTAYTVDEVRTIADHVHSLGMKLHMDGARISNAAASLGVPLRDFTTDAGVDVLSFGGTKNGMLYGEAIVVLNPSASEGLHYLRKMNMQLSSKMRFVSAQLIALLSDDLYLRSAGHANAMAARLRGALEAGIADGSIRGVGFSQQTQANGVFATLPAGVADRLRKHFRFYDWDASRNEVRWMCAYDTSEQDIDDFVAALTRELDAA from the coding sequence GTGACCCTCCGACTGCACGACCTGGACCTGCGGGGCTTCGCCTCGGACAACTACGCCGGCGTCCACCCCGAGATCCTCGCCGCCATCGCCGCGGCCAACGACGGCCACCAGATCGCCTACGGCGAGGATGTCTACACCGCACGTCTCAACGAGGTGATCCGCGAGCACTTCGGGTCGCAGGCCGAGGCGTTCCCGGTGTTCAACGGCACGGGCGCGAACGTCGTCGGCCTGCAGTCGATGCTGCCGCGGTGGGGAGCGGTCGTGTGCACCGCGACCGCGCACATCCACACCGACGAAGCCGGTGCGCCCGAGCGCGTCGCCGGCATCAAGCTCCTGCCGGTGGAGGCGCCCGACGGCAAGCTGACGCCCGAGCTCATCGACCGCGAGGCCTGGGGCTGGGGCGACGAGCACCGCGCCCAGCCGCTCGTCGTGTCGATCACGCAGACCACCGAGCTCGGCACCGCCTACACGGTGGACGAGGTCCGGACGATCGCCGACCACGTCCACTCGCTCGGCATGAAGCTGCACATGGACGGCGCCCGCATCTCGAACGCCGCGGCGTCCCTCGGGGTGCCCCTGCGCGACTTCACCACCGACGCCGGTGTCGACGTGCTGAGCTTCGGCGGCACGAAGAACGGCATGCTCTACGGCGAGGCGATCGTCGTGCTGAACCCGTCGGCGTCCGAGGGGTTGCACTACCTGCGCAAGATGAACATGCAGCTCTCGTCGAAGATGCGGTTCGTCTCCGCCCAGCTGATCGCCCTGCTCAGCGACGACCTGTACCTGCGCTCCGCCGGGCACGCCAACGCCATGGCCGCCCGACTGCGCGGTGCGCTGGAGGCCGGCATCGCCGACGGCAGCATCCGCGGTGTCGGCTTCAGCCAGCAGACCCAGGCGAACGGGGTCTTCGCGACCCTGCCCGCCGGGGTGGCCGACCGGCTGCGGAAGCACTTCCGGTTCTACGACTGGGATGCCAGCCGCAACGAGGTGCGGTGGATGTGCGCGTACGACACCTCGGAGCAGGACATCGACGACTTCGTCGCGGCCCTGACGCGGGAGCTCGACGCCGCCTGA
- a CDS encoding DUF979 domain-containing protein, with protein MITSEWLYWLIGAFFIAVAVLIVTDTAHAKRLGNAAFWGILGLSFFYGTFVAAGTVPAWTLGIAVLVMVALAGLGFTGTTSRTRVASIPGAGTGAETGPAEPTGVTQKITNAGSGSTSVLATTSPDERAAFATKYGNRLFIPALVVPVVAVLVATLGPLVSFGGEPLLAEGSATLTGLGIGSVLAVVVAVFVLRPPKIATPIREGGRLLQAIGWAALLPQMLSTLGIVFTQAGVGDAVGTIIKSVLPDGSLLAAVVIYCLGMALFTIIMGNAFAAFPIMTAAIGWPVLVQGFDGNPAAIFAIGMLAGFCGTLVTPMAANFNLVPAALLEMRDKYGPIKAQIPTAAILLVVNMGVMYLVAF; from the coding sequence GTGATCACCAGCGAATGGCTCTACTGGCTCATCGGCGCGTTCTTCATCGCCGTCGCCGTCCTGATCGTCACCGACACCGCGCACGCGAAGCGCCTGGGCAACGCGGCGTTCTGGGGCATCCTCGGGCTGTCGTTCTTCTACGGCACCTTCGTCGCCGCCGGCACCGTGCCGGCCTGGACGCTCGGGATCGCCGTCCTCGTGATGGTCGCGCTCGCCGGACTCGGCTTCACGGGTACGACGAGCCGCACCCGGGTCGCGAGCATCCCCGGCGCGGGCACGGGTGCCGAGACCGGCCCCGCCGAACCCACCGGCGTGACGCAGAAGATCACGAACGCCGGCAGCGGCAGCACGAGTGTGCTCGCCACCACCAGTCCGGACGAGCGCGCCGCCTTCGCGACGAAGTACGGCAACCGGCTCTTCATCCCGGCCCTCGTGGTGCCGGTGGTCGCCGTGCTGGTCGCGACGCTCGGCCCCCTCGTCTCGTTCGGTGGCGAACCGCTCCTCGCCGAGGGCAGTGCGACCCTGACCGGTCTGGGCATCGGTTCGGTGCTCGCCGTGGTCGTGGCCGTGTTCGTCCTGCGCCCGCCGAAGATCGCCACCCCGATCCGCGAGGGCGGTCGCCTGCTGCAGGCGATCGGCTGGGCGGCGCTGCTGCCGCAGATGCTCTCGACGCTCGGCATCGTCTTCACCCAGGCCGGGGTCGGTGACGCCGTCGGCACGATCATCAAGTCGGTCCTGCCCGACGGCTCGCTGCTCGCCGCCGTGGTCATCTACTGCCTGGGCATGGCCCTGTTCACGATCATCATGGGCAACGCCTTCGCCGCCTTCCCGATCATGACGGCCGCGATCGGCTGGCCGGTGCTGGTGCAGGGCTTCGACGGCAACCCCGCGGCGATCTTCGCGATCGGCATGCTCGCCGGCTTCTGCGGCACGCTCGTCACCCCGATGGCCGCGAACTTCAACCTGGTGCCGGCCGCCCTGCTCGAGATGCGGGACAAGTACGGCCCGATCAAGGCGCAGATCCCCACCGCCGCCATCCTGCTCGTCGTCAACATGGGAGTCATGTACCTTGTCGCATTCTGA
- a CDS encoding CitMHS family transporter, which translates to MLVILGYAMVLTFMVLIMTKRMSPMLALIIVPTVFGLFAGAGLGLGDMVTEAIGTLAPTAALLMFAIMYFGLMIDVGLFDPLVRFILRVTGNDPAKIVLGTALLAGAVSLDGDGSTTFIVVTAAMLPIYLKLGMSPVVMTCVAGLTNGTLNIVPWGGPTARAAAALKIDPTDIFVPLVPSLVVGLLLCFTFAWTMGLRERKRLGMIEFTEASRGARVPERANARAGSRVLAAVGGTGGGMFTSPTVALGLRGGKADGRRADGEGVDGTGAGDDSTGTGTMAETMLDPNRPTLRPKRIWFNLALTVAVMMALVLGLLPLHFVFMIGTAIALLVNFPQLKQQTAQIVAHAPSIVGVVSMVFAAGVLIGVLDGTGMVAAMADWLVAVIPDSMGPYLAGITGVLSMPLTFFMSNDAFYFGILPVLSESAAAYGITPAEMARASVVGQPVHMQSPLVPAILLLVSLANVNLGDHHRKVLWRAAVVAMAMLVVAIVVRVIPFG; encoded by the coding sequence ATGCTCGTCATCCTCGGGTACGCGATGGTCCTGACCTTCATGGTCCTGATCATGACCAAGCGCATGTCGCCCATGCTCGCGCTGATCATCGTGCCGACCGTGTTCGGACTGTTCGCCGGGGCGGGTCTGGGACTCGGCGACATGGTGACCGAGGCGATCGGCACGCTGGCACCGACGGCCGCGCTCCTGATGTTCGCGATCATGTACTTCGGGCTGATGATCGACGTCGGCCTGTTCGACCCGCTCGTCCGGTTCATCCTGCGGGTGACCGGCAACGACCCGGCGAAGATCGTGCTCGGCACGGCTCTGCTGGCCGGTGCGGTCTCGCTCGACGGGGACGGCTCGACGACGTTCATCGTGGTCACGGCGGCGATGCTGCCGATCTACCTGAAGCTCGGCATGAGCCCGGTCGTGATGACGTGTGTGGCGGGTCTGACGAACGGCACGCTCAACATCGTGCCGTGGGGCGGTCCCACCGCCCGTGCCGCCGCCGCGCTGAAGATCGACCCGACGGACATCTTCGTGCCCCTCGTGCCCTCGCTCGTGGTGGGGCTGCTGCTGTGCTTCACGTTCGCGTGGACGATGGGCCTGCGGGAGCGCAAGCGCCTCGGCATGATCGAGTTCACCGAGGCCTCGCGGGGCGCGCGGGTGCCGGAGCGGGCGAACGCCCGAGCCGGGTCACGGGTGCTCGCGGCGGTCGGCGGGACCGGCGGCGGGATGTTCACGAGCCCCACGGTCGCGCTCGGGCTGCGCGGTGGGAAGGCCGACGGCCGGCGTGCGGACGGCGAGGGCGTGGACGGCACCGGGGCGGGGGACGACAGCACGGGGACCGGCACCATGGCCGAGACGATGCTCGACCCGAACCGTCCGACCCTGCGGCCGAAGCGGATCTGGTTCAACCTGGCGCTGACCGTCGCCGTGATGATGGCGCTCGTGCTGGGGCTCCTGCCGCTGCACTTCGTGTTCATGATCGGCACGGCGATCGCCCTGCTCGTGAACTTCCCGCAGCTCAAGCAGCAGACCGCGCAGATCGTGGCGCACGCCCCGAGCATCGTCGGTGTCGTGTCGATGGTGTTCGCCGCCGGGGTGCTGATCGGGGTGCTCGACGGCACCGGGATGGTCGCGGCGATGGCCGACTGGCTCGTCGCGGTGATCCCGGACTCGATGGGCCCGTACCTGGCGGGCATCACCGGCGTGCTGAGCATGCCGCTGACGTTCTTCATGAGCAACGACGCGTTCTACTTCGGGATCCTGCCGGTGCTGTCCGAGAGCGCCGCGGCGTACGGGATCACGCCGGCCGAGATGGCGCGGGCCTCGGTCGTCGGGCAGCCGGTGCACATGCAGAGCCCGCTGGTCCCCGCGATCCTGCTGCTGGTGTCGCTGGCCAACGTGAACCTCGGCGACCACCACCGCAAGGTGCTGTGGCGGGCCGCCGTGGTCGCGATGGCGATGCTCGTGGTGGCGATCGTCGTGCGGGTCATCCCGTTCGGGTGA
- a CDS encoding DUF969 domain-containing protein — MFVLIGVAVVIVGFALRINALLVVTVAGIVTAAIGGIGPVGILDAFGNGFASSRSVTTFALVLPVIGLIERYGLQDQAKRLIAKLDKLTTGRLLAGYLVIRQVTAAVGLTSIGGPAQTVRPLVYPMAEGAATKKYGRIDDRMREKIKGYSASSDTVGVFFGEDVFVAVGSILLITTFVDSTYGLSLEPIDLALWAIPTGIAALIVHGGRLLLFDRRLDKMAADARADAPTLGAAA; from the coding sequence ATGTTCGTCCTCATCGGCGTCGCCGTCGTCATCGTCGGCTTCGCGTTGCGCATCAACGCGCTCCTCGTCGTCACGGTCGCGGGCATCGTGACCGCGGCCATCGGCGGGATCGGTCCCGTCGGCATCCTCGACGCGTTCGGCAACGGGTTCGCCTCGAGCCGGTCCGTCACGACCTTCGCGCTCGTCCTGCCCGTCATCGGTCTGATCGAGCGCTACGGCCTGCAGGACCAGGCGAAGCGCCTGATCGCGAAGCTCGACAAGCTCACGACCGGGCGCCTGCTCGCCGGCTACCTGGTGATCCGGCAAGTCACCGCTGCGGTCGGCCTGACGAGCATCGGTGGGCCGGCGCAGACGGTGCGCCCGCTGGTCTACCCGATGGCCGAGGGCGCTGCCACCAAGAAGTACGGGCGGATCGACGACCGCATGCGCGAGAAGATCAAGGGCTACTCGGCGTCGTCCGACACCGTCGGTGTGTTCTTCGGCGAGGACGTCTTCGTCGCGGTCGGCTCGATCCTGCTCATCACGACGTTCGTCGACTCGACCTACGGGCTGTCGCTCGAGCCGATCGACCTGGCCCTGTGGGCGATCCCGACGGGCATCGCGGCGCTCATCGTGCACGGCGGACGCCTGCTGCTGTTCGACCGCCGACTCGACAAGATGGCGGCGGACGCCCGTGCCGACGCCCCGACCCTGGGGGCAGCAGCGTGA